The Anastrepha ludens isolate Willacy chromosome 2, idAnaLude1.1, whole genome shotgun sequence genome contains a region encoding:
- the LOC128865902 gene encoding protein tramtrack, beta isoform isoform X2: MKMASQRFCLRWNNHQSNLLSVFDQLLHAETFTDVTLAVDGQYLKAHKMVLSACSPYFNALFVNHPEKHPIVILKDVPYSDMKSLLDFMYRGEVSVDQERLTAFLRVAESLRIKGLTEVNDDKPSPVAPTPPPPQLQRIQPYLVQQQQQQHQRSKSQNSLLAGSSAGAGGLASAAALAGGQNAQQQSLLSSALASMPKRKRGRPRKLSGSSNGTGNDYDEFEREGMMNDSEMGDCKMGDSYSGNDDGSDDNQRDGGDMRDPSESRDSASHSKKFKSKDNKSKQNDNDNSTSDGNDSDCDDQMDTSYMEPQLMLDEYDEPVEFKFDPNATSSPSQQNSANALAAQAQQQVERQLLLAQQKKQQLLEAAAATAAAMKMSAEAGASGMPGAVTLLNSMVSIPKLTPIGKVSKVKVNKRTKLKQNGVSSGSGNIPGTDSKNYPSDYMDMFNVNYIAANANAAQTPTQSNKLKGALSGNTTTTTTPTVSSPSAKTKLNTSGGALPEGEAEGSVRDYCTKEGEHTYRCKVCSRVYTHISNFCRHYVTSHKRNVKVYPCPFCYKEFTRKDNMTAHVKIIHKIENPSTALANASAVVAAAAAAGVTTSSAPQSAAVSAASTPTPPDLATQCSNHSAAGVSTAIASAASSTSSSSTSSTASLALGAGRLPETAAAQ; this comes from the exons ATGAAGATGGCATCCCAAAGATTTTGTCTACGATGGAATAACCATCAAAGCAATTTACTATCTGTATTCGACCAGCTTCTGCACGCTGAAACGTTTACGGATGTCACGCTGGCCGTGGATGGGCAATATTTGAAAGCACACAAG ATGGTTCTCTCCGCCTGCAGTCCCTATTTCAATGCGCTCTTTGTTAATCATCCTGAGAAGCATCCCATTGTCATTTTGAAGGATGTCCCATATTCTGATATGAAATCTCTGCTTGATTTTATGTATCGCGGCGAAGTTTCTGTCGATCAGGAACGTCTTACCGCCTTCTTGCGCGTTGCGGAATCATTACGCATCAAAGGTTTAACCGAAGTGAATGATGATAAACCATCGCCTGTCGCACCgacgccaccaccaccacagcTCCAACGTATCCAACCATACTTggtgcaacaacagcagcagcaacatcaaCGCAGCAAATCACAAAATAGCCTATTGGCTGGCTCAAGCGCTGGTGCTGGTGGTTTAGCTAGTGCCGCTGCTTTGGCCGGCGGCCAAAATGCACAACAACAATCGCTTTTGAGCTCAGCGCTCGCCTCAATGCCGAAACGAAAACGTGGCAGGCCACGAAAATTGTCGGGCAGCTCGAATGGCACCGGCAATGATTATGATGAATTCGAACGTGAAGGCATGATGAAT GACTCCGAAATGGGCGATTGCAAAATGGGGGACTCGTATAGTGGCAATGATGATGGTTCGGATGATAATCAACGCGATGGTGGCGATATGCGCGATCCGAGT GAGAGCCGAGATTCTGCTTCCCACAGCAAGAAGTTCAAATCAAAAGACAATAAATCCAAGCAAAATGACAATGACAACAGCACATCGG ATGGCAATGATAGCGACTGCGATGATCAAATGGACACCTCGTACATGGAACCACAACTGATGCTGGACGAATACGACGAGCCTGTTGAGTTCAAATTCGATCCGAATGCCACCAGCTCACCTTCGCAACAAAATTCCGCCAACGCCTTAGCCGCCCAAGCACAACAACAAGTGGAACGACAACTGCTGCTtgctcaacaaaaaaaacaacaactgttgGAAGCTGCTGCCGCCACGGCTGCTGCCATGAAAATGTCAGCGGAAGCTGGCGCCAGCGGCATGCCAGGTGCTGTGACGCTACTCAACTCGATGGTTAGCATACCGAAACTGACACCCATCGGCAAAGTGTCTAAGGTGAAAGTAAATAAGCGTAccaaattaaagcaaaatggcgttagcagtggcagtggcaaTATCCCTGGCACCGACAGCaag AACTACCCCAGCGATTATATGGATATGTTCAACGTCAATTACATTGCCGCCAATGCGAACGCAGCCCAAACACCCACACAATCAAATAAGCTGAAGGGCGCTTTAAGTGGTAATacaaccaccaccaccacccccACAGTTTCTTCACCTTCGGCCAAAACCAAATTGAACACGTCGGGTGGCGCACTACCCGAAGGCGAAGCGGAGGGTTCCGTCCGAGACTATTGTACCAAAGAGGGTGAGCATACGTATCGCTGTAAGGTGTGCTCGCGCGTCTACACACACATTAGCAATTTCTGCCGCCACTATGTGACATCACACAAACGCAATGTGAAAGTGTATCCCTGTCCCTTCTGCTACAAGGAATTTACGCGCAAAGACAATATGACGGCGCACGTGAAGATCATACACAAAATCGAGAATCCCTCAACAGCGCTGGCCAACGCATCAGCAGTTGTGGCAGCAGCGGCTGCGGCGGGCGTAACCACTTCGTCAGCACCCCAATCGGCAGCAGTGTCGGCAGCGTCCACACCCACACCACCCGATTTGGCGACACAGTGCTCAAATCACTCCGCGGCTGGTGTGTCAACAGCGATAGCATCGGCAGCATCGTCAACCTCATCCTCGTCGACGTCATCGACAGCATCGCTGGCGTTAGGAGCGGGGCGTTTGCCCGAAACGGCAGCAGCGCAATAA